The Synechococcus sp. WH 8101 sequence ATGGACACCCCGGAGCATGCCTGCCCCTGGGGCCTGAAGGCGGTGGCCCTGCTGCAGAGCCAGGGGATTGCGTTTGAGGATCATCCGCTGCGGAGCGCAGACGAGGTGGAGGCGTTCAAACGTTCCCACGGCGTCAGCACCACGCCCCAGGTGTTCAGCGGCCCTGAGCGGATCGGTGGCTACAGCGAACTGGCCACACGGCTGGGGGTGAAGGCGGAGGGACCGGAGGTGTCGTACACACCAGTGATCGCGGTGTTTGTCAGCGCGGCCTTGATGGCCCTTGCCCTTGGCGCGGGCGTGCGGGGCTTCATGGGCCTGGCGATCAGTCTGCTTGCGATGCTCAAGCTGATGGATGTGCCGGCCTTTGCCGCCAGCTTTCAGAAATACGACCTGCTCAGCCAACGCTGGCGGGCCTGGAGCCGCCTTTATCCAGGGGTGGAGTTACTGGTGGGTCTGGGCATGCTCATGCAACCGGCCTCTGGTCTGGATGGCCTGGTGGGCGCTGTGGCGGTGTTGTTGGGCGGGATGGGGATGCTGTCGGTGGGCAAGGCGGTGTTCATTGATCACCTCGCCCTCAACTGCGCCTGCGTGGGCGGCAACACGCGCACACCGCTTGGCGTGGTGAGTTTTGCCGAGAACCTGATCATGACCTTGATGGGTGCGGCGATGCTGCGGTGAAGACATTGACTTGATGATGGGCAGATTCATCAGCGGTGTCGAATCGCAGCGCATTTGCTTCGTCAGTCACTATCGCCATGCGAGCCCTTTAAGTTAGTTGGCTGAATGATTACATTCTTTCGCCTTTGTGCATGGCCACCACTGTCGGCTCAAGCATTCAACATGATGTTCCACTTAAAATATCGCGAGTTCTGCTAACGGTTGCTGATGTGTCGGCGAACTGTCGCTATTCAGAACGAATACCTCGACAGAACCGGCTTTTGATCGTCAGCAACCACCGTAGCCCGTTTGATGCGCCTCTGCTGATGAGAGCGATCGGTTGCCCGGTGAGATTTGCTTGTCATCACTACATGAGTCAAGTGCCACTTCTGCGCCAGATCACGCTCCTTATGGGCGCATTCCCACTTGAATCTGGACATAGTTGTCAGTCATCCTTCTTTCGCACGTCAACCAATCTTTTGTTGTCCAATCAGTTGGTGGGTGTGTTTCCAGAAGGAGCGGATCCGATGGTGAACGTCAATCCGCCCCATCACCTCAGCACGTTTCATCGAGGGTTTGCACACCTCGCCCTGAAGGCTCCGGTGGACGACCTGGCGATTCTTCCAGTGGCCATCTTTTCAAGGCAGGAAAAGCTGGCAAAGATTGCACCGCTCGCATTGTTTCGTCGTTTCGATCCATCGGAAGCACTTTTCCAAAATGAAGGTTGGCATGCTGCGGTTATTTATCGCCATGTTGAC is a genomic window containing:
- a CDS encoding MauE/DoxX family redox-associated membrane protein; its protein translation is MTQVSPETRSALRDVQLYRMDTPEHACPWGLKAVALLQSQGIAFEDHPLRSADEVEAFKRSHGVSTTPQVFSGPERIGGYSELATRLGVKAEGPEVSYTPVIAVFVSAALMALALGAGVRGFMGLAISLLAMLKLMDVPAFAASFQKYDLLSQRWRAWSRLYPGVELLVGLGMLMQPASGLDGLVGAVAVLLGGMGMLSVGKAVFIDHLALNCACVGGNTRTPLGVVSFAENLIMTLMGAAMLR
- a CDS encoding lysophospholipid acyltransferase family protein, which codes for MATTVGSSIQHDVPLKISRVLLTVADVSANCRYSERIPRQNRLLIVSNHRSPFDAPLLMRAIGCPVRFACHHYMSQVPLLRQITLLMGAFPLESGHSCQSSFFRTSTNLLLSNQLVGVFPEGADPMVNVNPPHHLSTFHRGFAHLALKAPVDDLAILPVAIFSRQEKLAKIAPLALFRRFDPSEALFQNEGWHAAVIYRHVDIAFGRPLMIDREVKSRYRGCHGASIVREITEACRGQIADFLTRKNC